A stretch of DNA from Sugiyamaella lignohabitans strain CBS 10342 chromosome B, complete sequence:
ACCCCCCTCCAGTACCAAACATCTCCACCATCACAAAAATTATTACCACACCGACATCCAATTAATTTCCACACATCGCCCCGCTCGCCGTCCCACCGCTAGCTCGTCCACCCTTTGCCGCACTTTCGCCGACTAAACCCCTAAGTCCCGTCCCACTCGTTGCTTTTCCCTGCCCATGCACGATCCAGGGCAAATCCACCTTTGACAGTTTTTGATAGCCGCCGTACAACCCCCAACTCGCACCGCCGATCACAGTCACGGGActcagggggagggggcctgcctccggcagctggggctccgccccagaccctggttgctcttgcttcgcaagagttGGTGGGGGGCCCCtgaaaaacgactcgagcgaagcgagaggagccgtggggtctggggcgcagccccagccgccggaggcatgccccccCACGGCACAGAAGGGGTCTATGATGCGATTATGGTACAGAGGAGGAGAAGCCGCCGAGAAAATGTTTGGTGAGGCCGTCGTCCCAGCCTTTGCCTTGGGTGATGTCGTAGACCTTTTGCATGAGGTCGTAGTTGATGTCGCTGGAGATTTTCGAGTCTTTGTTGTATTTGGGATGGCTCGTGATGAAGTGGCGCATCCAGGTGGCAGCGGTCCACAGCTCGCCGCTGGCTCGGCGCGAGATCAGGCTCAGGTATCGGTCCAGTTGGCACAGGGTGTCGAggtcgatgttgatgtAGTTCAGGTACCGTCGGATCAGAGGTACGAGCCCGATAAACGATTTGTCGGCCTTGCCGTTGATGATTTCGTTGATAGATAGCAGTTCATAAATGCCAGGTGAAGGCTCAGTTTCAGTGTCGGGCTGTGAAGTGGGCGACTCAATGTCGGTGCGGAACCAGAATTTGTTCTTATTCACAGCGTCGCGGTAATGAGCTACTTTCATGTTCTCGTCGACCTTGGAAATGGGAATGTAGAAGTTCAGTTTATACGACAGAATGACTCGTGTCACCAGGACAATGAAGACAGAAAATGCAGCGTTTTCAAAATCGGTGATTTGCACCTCCATGGGCCGGAACTCGACTCTCCAACCGACATTTTGGTTGGGTCCTTCAGAcggtggaggtggtttgAATCGCATGGTTTGCCAGTTGGTCGACTGGATGTTTTCGAAATGATCACTTTCTTTTGTGTCGTCGATATCCAGCAGCTCTTTAAAGATCACTATAGGGTCTCTAATAAACAGATGTGCGAAATGGTTCGACAGCTGCTCGTCAAACCCGGCTTCCGTCAGTCgtttcttgacttttttgttgattacGAGTTTGGTGTCGTTAAAATGACTGGCACTGCCCTTTAAATGTCCTGAAATATACGAATCAATCGAATCGTATCTCGACTTGGGAATCACCCTGTCGGAATTGGCTTTCACAGAGGGGTACTTAGTCGTCGAAGtcgtttttgttctgtttgATTGTGAGCTGCAGAACTGTGCTTTGCCATTTGTCTTTTCATTCTTCTCACTGTTCTCATTATTTTCAGCCTTTTGAGCCACTTCACTGTCCTCACTCTCCTCGTTAATATCGTCGGCTGGGACAAGTCCCCTCTCAACAGGAGTTCGGTCGTCCACTGAACCGGCTATGACGTTCCAACGAGCGTCTTGGTCCGACAAATATCCTCGATAAGCAGGAGCGGCGGCTGTAAGTGCCAAAAGAATCGGTGCAAGAGGAGCCAGCTGATCGTACAAATCACGGCCCTCGTCGATATCAGTGGCTTGGAACGTTATTTGTAGACAACTACAGCCCATACCGAATCCCATAGAAtccatataaatatgatcAGGAAGAGCCGCACCTTCTCGTGCGTTTGCATCCTCAGGATACAGATCACGATCCCAAGGAATACTATCGTCGACAAACGGCGACGGGGTTTTCTCATCCTTGTATATAGGAACATTAATAGCCACTTTCGATCCTCTTCGAGTACGAATGTTAGCAGTCAATGTAGGAAATCGGACATGAGGATTAATAATCTCATCTGGCAAGAAAAACGATCTCGATGCTTTACCATTTGgttcagcagcaggactGGTGAACTGACCCACCCCCAATCTTGGGTATGAAGTCAGAGTCAAAGGAAACTCGTTACTGTTCATATGTTCTTTTGCAATCGTTCTTCTTGTAGCCATATTAGCTTCCACAAGAAGCAAGTCCTTGAAATCTCCAGTAAACGGTTTAGCAGGAGTCGCTTCCAACATATACCGTCCATACTCGGGATGAAACACCACATTATGAGCGGTCAAATCGCCCTTCTTCTCAGCCTGAGCCAGATCATCGAGAATCTGGGCCTGACGCAAACTGAGTTTGGCTTCCTTGGACTCGGGATCCAGCTCCACTACCATATACTCGACCTCATCTCCCCATAACAGACTGTCGTTCTTCTTATCTTTATTGGCATTGTGAATATGGATCAGCTGCTCAATGCCGTGCTCTCGCACATGGTCCGTATACTGACTGACCTCGTTCCACTCGAGCGGGGTTCCCAGAGACAACAGGCCCATCCTTGTCACTCTCTCACTCTCTCAAACTCTCACTCACTGGCACCAAACGTATGCTCACGGCCTCTCAGATCCTTCCCTCACTGGTCCCATATTTGTCAGCCGAATGGTAAATTTTCTGCACCTGTCAGTGTCACGTGACTCGCGGTTATCGCACGTGACCTAGAttgggggtctgcctccggcggctggggctctgccccagaccccgtggctcctctcgctacgctcgagtcggtccgttGGGGGGCCCGCAAAGCTCGCCAAGCGAGCACAGCCCGGTCtgagcggctggggcgttgccccagaccccgtggctcctctcgctgcgctcgagtcgtacCTGAGGGGGGCCCAAAcctcgcgaagcgagcacaaccaggtctgggcggagcccagccgccggaggcaggtggtGAAGGACCCCTCGTTGCAACGGCAACCGGGCTACGATTCCGTATCTCCCCAAGACTGCAGGTGGCCGCAGAGAAGCGAGGTGTTGGGGGTGccgaggaggaggaggccGTGACAGCGACGACACACCCCTGCAGATAGATGATTGTTGGCGAGAGGAGATTATGCGGGCGGCCGAACGGGGCTAGCGGGCGTGCTGAATGTGTCAGTATGGCTGCATGGGTGCATGTCGCAGCATTGTCTTACAAGCGGGTGGAGGTTCTAATCCGCGCTAGCCCAAATCTGAAGTTTTTTTCCGGATGGATGATCGGATCTCAGAGGACAGGTGGTACGGCCGCCAAAAGCAATTCGCCTCTTGTTGATGAGCCTGACGATCTATTTAGATCGCGGTCCTTTCTACCGGGATAGAGGGGGaggactgcctccggcggctggggctccgccccagaccctggttgctcctgcttcgcaggagagacTCGTGGGGGGTCCGTGTACGAAAcaactcgagcgcagcgagaggagcaaccagggtctggggcggagcccccagccgccggaggcacgggCACCAGGCCAACCGGGCAGGTGGATCGCGCCAAGTCGGTGGTCCTGGGTCCGTTGGCGTGGTTAAAGCTTGTTTGGGTCCTGGCCAGTGGGTCCTCCCGGCTGTTGGTTTAGCGAGACGAAGTTTACTGGCCCGGTACCGGGCAACAGGGGTTGGTCGTTGGTCCGGTGACTTTATTCGCCGGCTGGGGCTGGTGGTTATCGTTTACCAGCCAGGTGGGCCTCGAAACCACCGCCCTATTCGTGAGTGAGTGAGAGCCAGGGGTAATCTGTAGGGTGGTGCGACCCCCGCCGCCAGCCTTGTCGGGTGACGTAACCTGTCAAAGTGgaatttttggtttggggTTCATTTAGCTACTTTTCCTGTTCAATGGCAACtgtatttcttttttccttCGATATGTCCCATATTTCATTTCATGGATTTGTTCCTTTTTTCCATTTCGTGGacttttcttttattttttttttcgttaGTTTTAGTTtagtatttttattttttatttatttttttttcgatggtttttttttcagccaTTTTAGCTGATTATCATTGTCTACATGAAAACTGACTTACATTAACTATTAACTACATTACATGCTACTAGCGATTGGCGATTTGCGACTGCCACTGCAAATGCACTGGCGACTTGCGACTGCGTCTTGCAATTGCATCAGCTAGCTAACTTGTTCGCTACTAGTGTCCATTGTCTCCTTTAGCGTGTAGAATCTAGCGTCGGCATCCAGTATCCAGCGTCCAGCATCTAGCGTCcagcttcagcatcaaGCGTCTAGCGTCTAATGTTCCCTTCTAGTGTCCCATCTAGCGTCTATCAGCGTCATCAGCGGTCCAGcctctggtgctggcggCCAACTTTAACGTGTAACATCGACTTTAGCACTTAGCTTTTTTACTTAGCTTTTAGTATCAAAATCTAACATGAACTTTAGGACCTGGCTTTTGGATCTAGATTCTAACATCAACTTTAGGACCTGGTCTCTAGCATCAACTTTAGCACTTAATTCTTAGTGCTTAGCTTCAGCACCTTAAATCTAACAGTTAACTTTTAAACAACTGCATCTACTTTCTACACCAGGCATGGTTCAGCAGTCAGCTTTTAGCGTTAGCCTCTGCACATATCAGGTAATTGACTTGGTTTACTCGATTTACTGACTTGACTTATAGTTGACATACTTAACTTAATTGATTTACCTGACTTACTGGCCTACATGACTTAATTGATTTACCTGACTTATTGACCTACCTGACTTAATCGATATACCTACTTACTGACCTACATGACTTGCTTGGTTTGTTGACTATTTGGTTTGCTTTTGCTGGCTTGGCTTCGTTGGCTTCGGCCATGTGTGTTGGTTAATGTATGTAACTTATTACTTTTTATCTCCGGAgatgaattttttttatgaattaatttttcatttcaggatatttattttttgtgcCTTATTATGTCCGTCATGATGTTCCCCATTCTGTCCATTCTGTTAAGTTAAAAAAGTAGattatttttacttttgTTGTGCagaaaattattttttttccgttATTTTTGCTCGTCACTACATAGCAGGCAGGTTTCtttgcttctttttttgttaaaTTAGCCGACAGCCCTAATCTGCCCGTCTAATCGTACATCCGCTGCAAGATCCTGGTTCAAGCTTAACGAAATTCTTGTTCCTGTTAGTTCGAGGTAGGGGTTGCATGCTATATTCTACCAAATGTCTGGTAGGAACGACGAGGGAGGGGTTTAATGTTTTAATGTAATTATTAACTGGGACATATTTCTTATTAGTTAGGCGTGAAAAAACCAAGACATCTGGCCAAGCCCACAGAAACAATTAATAATAAGCTAGTGTCAAAGTCAGTCAAACCAATCCAACTCAAGACAGCAAGCAAGCAATAAcacaaccaacaaaaaaaaaaaactcctgcgaaaACCTAAACAGAACCATGTATAGACGCCGTCGAGACTTGTGAcctttttgttgttatttcTGTTTACTATTGTTGAGTTGGGTCGCTAGCATATTAGTTAAATGTTTGTAAATGTTAGTTTAATGTTGTTTTCGTTACTAGGAGGTTAACAGTGGAAACTGATATATTCGGCCGGTCACGGCGTTCTGTAGGGGAGTTTTGAGTATTCTGCAGGTCGATTGTATGTATGATGCTAGGTGGTTCTCGCTATTGCAGCTCGCAGCCAGCATGAGTGGTAGTGgaataatttattttcttttccgGGCAGCC
This window harbors:
- the GSH1 gene encoding glutamate--cysteine ligase (Gamma glutamylcysteine synthetase; catalyzes the first step in glutathione (GSH) biosynthesis; expression induced by oxidants, cadmium, and mercury; protein abundance increases in response to DNA replication stress; GO_component: GO:0005737 - cytoplasm [Evidence IBA]; GO_component: GO:0005622 - intracellular [Evidence IDA] [PMID 2184310]; GO_function: GO:0005524 - ATP binding [Evidence IEA]; GO_function: GO:0004357 - glutamate-cysteine ligase activity [Evidence IEA,IEA]; GO_function: GO:0004357 - glutamate-cysteine ligase activity [Evidence IDA] [PMID 1687097]; GO_function: GO:0004357 - glutamate-cysteine ligase activity [Evidence IMP] [PMID 2184310]; GO_function: GO:0016874 - ligase activity [Evidence IEA]; GO_function: GO:0000166 - nucleotide binding [Evidence IEA]; GO_process: GO:0006750 - glutathione biosynthetic process [Evidence IEA,IEA,IEA]; GO_process: GO:0006750 - glutathione biosynthetic process [Evidence IDA] [PMID 1687097]; GO_process: GO:0006750 - glutathione biosynthetic process [Evidence IMP] [PMID 8768524]; GO_process: GO:0046686 - response to cadmium ion [Evidence IDA] [PMID 10921921]; GO_process: GO:0042542 - response to hydrogen peroxide [Evidence IMP] [PMID 7615092]) — protein: MGLLSLGTPLEWNEVSQYTDHVREHGIEQLIHIHNANKDKKNDSLLWGDEVEYMVVELDPESKEAKLSLRQAQILDDLAQAEKKGDLTAHNVVFHPEYGRYMLEATPAKPFTGDFKDLLLVEANMATRRTIAKEHMNSNEFPLTLTSYPRLGVGQFTSPAAEPNGKASRSFFLPDEIINPHVRFPTLTANIRTRRGSKVAINVPIYKDEKTPSPFVDDSIPWDRDLYPEDANAREGAALPDHIYMDSMGFGMGCSCLQITFQATDIDEGRDLYDQLAPLAPILLALTAAAPAYRGYLSDQDARWNVIAGSVDDRTPVERGLVPADDINEESEDSEVAQKAENNENSEKNEKTNGKAQFCSSQSNRTKTTSTTKYPSVKANSDRVIPKSRYDSIDSYISGHLKGSASHFNDTKLVINKKVKKRLTEAGFDEQLSNHFAHLFIRDPIVIFKELLDIDDTKESDHFENIQSTNWQTMRFKPPPPSEGPNQNVGWRVEFRPMEVQITDFENAAFSVFIVLVTRVILSYKLNFYIPISKVDENMKVAHYRDAVNKNKFWFRTDIESPTSQPDTETEPSPGIYELLSINEIINGKADKSFIGLVPLIRRYLNYINIDLDTLCQLDRYLSLISRRASGELWTAATWMRHFITSHPKYNKDSKISSDINYDLMQKVYDITQGKGWDDGLTKHFLGGFSSSVP